The Puniceicoccaceae bacterium region CTGAGGTTAGGGTTGTTTGATAAGGAATTTAAATCCTTTAATTATTTAGATGCGAATCTCGAAATTGACGCCTCTGGAGCTACAGGAATCGACTTTGCTATCGATCAGAGATTGATTTATGTTGCCTTTCAAAGTTCGCATATTTGTGTGTTTGATCATCGTTTTGCCTTAGTTCAAAGGTTTCATCATTCATCGATAAAAGATCCTCACTCGATTCTTATATCCAATAATCACTTGTTTGTGGTTTCCACTGGTAATGATAGTGTATTTATAATACCATTGGATGACAACGGATTGCTTTGTGGTGAACCTTTGAGGGAATGGACTTATCCTGAAAGTGATGGAACCGTCGATTCGATTCATGTGAATTCAATTATTAATTACCACGGGAGGAAGCTGGTCTCCTTGTTTGGATCCAAGGTCGAAGAGGTTGGTAATGAAAATCCTAATTCTGGAAAGGTTGTTACCTTGGACAATAAAGTGATCATTTCGGGTCTCAAGAATCCACATAGTCTATTTTTGATAAATGATCGGTTGTGTGTTTTGAATTCATCCGAAGGTGAAATTCTTGATGATACTAGAGGAGTTCTCTACAAGTCAAAAGGTTACTTTAGAGGAGTTCATTGCACTGGAGATAAACTACTTGTTGGCATAAATAAGCGTCGACTTTTGTCTAAACATCGCAATCATACAATTCGAGGAAGGATCGAGGATTTCGAGAGTGAAATCGACCATTCCGCGATTGAAATAATTGACACCCATTCGTGGAAACGCATTGATAGAATTCCGTTCGAATTGTATGGACGAGAGATTTATGAAATTCGTGAGGTTCCGTTCGAACTCGAAATTGCAGAATCAACCGAAACAGCTGAACTTCAAAGGCTTAATGGAATTGAGAATCAATTTATTCAAACAATCCGAAAGATTGATACCAGATATTCCGAAGAATCGAAAGTTGCGACAGAGAAGTTTCGAAAATCTGAGCGTGAAGTTGCATCGCTGTCCCAAACCATAGAGGAATTAAAGTCCGAATTGGATCGAGTCAGGAAGTCAGAAGAGGAGTTCAAGAAGAGATTTTCCGTTCTTTCCCAGATCAACCTTGAGAACGAAGATCAGCTTGTTTCTCGAACACAGAAGTTGAAATCCAGTCAGATCCGAGCAGCTGCTCTTGAAGAGGCCTTGGATATCGCCGAAAGGCAATTGATTGATACCCAGTTTGAACTTGAGAACATCCGGCGGTCAAGATTATGGAGAATTAGAAATTGTGCTGTGGGTGTTCTGAAGGCTGCTAAAATTGTATAAAATAATAATCGAAACAGAATGAAATCCTTATTTCTATATATTGACCAAGATTTCAGTTTTCACTTTGGGCATTATCTTAATATCTTTGAGAATTTGCGGAGTATTTGTAATGATAATGATTTTGATATCAAATTGTTTCATTCATATTGGGAATATCACAAGCAAGAGCATGATCAAAAATTTA contains the following coding sequences:
- a CDS encoding DUF4915 domain-containing protein, whose amino-acid sequence is MYIVSFVNQILSPNLRLGLFDKEFKSFNYLDANLEIDASGATGIDFAIDQRLIYVAFQSSHICVFDHRFALVQRFHHSSIKDPHSILISNNHLFVVSTGNDSVFIIPLDDNGLLCGEPLREWTYPESDGTVDSIHVNSIINYHGRKLVSLFGSKVEEVGNENPNSGKVVTLDNKVIISGLKNPHSLFLINDRLCVLNSSEGEILDDTRGVLYKSKGYFRGVHCTGDKLLVGINKRRLLSKHRNHTIRGRIEDFESEIDHSAIEIIDTHSWKRIDRIPFELYGREIYEIREVPFELEIAESTETAELQRLNGIENQFIQTIRKIDTRYSEESKVATEKFRKSEREVASLSQTIEELKSELDRVRKSEEEFKKRFSVLSQINLENEDQLVSRTQKLKSSQIRAAALEEALDIAERQLIDTQFELENIRRSRLWRIRNCAVGVLKAAKIV